The genome window catatttttcaacattCATTATCCTGAAGgaacacatatttattaccccctttttaaaataaatacttttctgatattatttttgataacagATAGTCATTGCAGTTGGCTCAATGGTTAGGACCTCAGACTCAAAGCGaaagtcgggggttcgagaccggacgagcgtgcaagaaatggATCTATTTATTTGCACATTATTCACATCATTACTGATTAATTCATGGTGAGGAAAGCGGCATGTCGAAGACTCAAAACATCGACCTGTGTCATACTTCGCCCCTCTTCGCCATCGTAGTgggttatggcctgaaccctaaTAGGAGACCCGTGTCCCttcagtgggaatatatatggctgatattaaaagttattacttCTTACAATTAGATAaagtaaatatgataaattcgtctttcatttcaatattgaaattaataagtattgcataatattagttaattaatatttacaataatcattggtttttatttatttttttattaaatattctgcCGCAAAgaaaagcataaataattatattagagtcatataaatatcaaatatcaaacgtatagaaaataaatgccaatataattaatatcattttagatgtttagtttcatatataacaaataatttatattacagtaCAGAACATCACAAATAATcaatacacaaaatttttatgacGTAGTGTTCGTTACGAAACGGCTAGACCGTTTTTCATGCAATTTCGTGTGTGTGAGGTAGATATAGGAATCATATGTATTTCCCTTaattataagagtaaggcagaacaacgtGGTCAGTAGACATACttcttttaacaatattataactcGCTATCTAAACTATTTGAACCATTCTCTTATAAGCACATTAACTATAgacttttattaaagttactattatatacagtactagcttttgtctgcggctttgcacgcgttaaattcggagtactttaatagattttattatacatataaaccttcctcttgaatcactccgAATACCACATgaaaacctcatcaaaatcccttgtgtagtttttaaaacctaaacatacatacatatatacacgggaagcgactttacttatactatgtaatgattatgttatctgtgctattaTTAACAACTATTTTTGaccctattaaaaaaactttaaagtgTAATAAACTCAGAAGTTCCCACAAtgactaaaataataacaatacagtAATGGACCTTGAAGGAATGCCCATACCGTTGGTATATAAGCGTTACATGATTTGCTGTAGGCATCAGTCACTTGCTAGTGATAACAGAGACAACATGAAATTCTTGGTAaggatttttctttattcaccAGCACATTCGAAATGGATTTGCTAGTTTTGATTGAGTTGAGATAGATCGATGTTTTATCTATAAACTCGGTTGACTTaacataataagaatatttctttcatttttgggttaaatgtagaaattaattaatttgaacataaagtcgcatattttaattatattgttaatataaaatataaaattaaataaattgaattcttaatctaacataattaaaaaaaaaactatttatgcaatgcatttatataatttgtcactgccccaaaaaatattaaattcaaaaatgccAAAAAAAGCTTTACACGtattatatttcttctataaatgttttgtgaaagaatttatcaCTTACATCGCACGTCAAAATtcgtcaatatttaatatgaaacaattatcATTCGCGTTTAGAAAGGAAACGAAGCGAAGCGAAGGCGGTAccattgtataaataacataaatactttaaaacaatGAGATGTAGCAACTGTAACAATTGCTATTGTAAGTTGATTTTCTGGCGTATCTAacgattatatatttgtattaattgctttaattaCAACAATCCTTCTATAGTAATTAATCAGTATTGATTTAACgattttatcacaataaaactttataattatagctaaacaaaacaaaatagaagctattgtgaatttttaaaacagccAATCTAAATGAATTGTTTATATCGGAATACGCTcactcaaatttaaatagaattatattatcgtaaacaataaaaaatatcgatctAATAGACGCATTTAGCttggatttataaaattaaaaacctacTTTATTAAACAGTAGGAAGTTATTTGTGTGTGAATATTTCTcggtataataattattcttttaaagtcaaataacgtaagatttaaatttgcaattattatttgtccttatgtgtttatttagctttttagcgtttattattactaagcctaatatatttttattgcataataattaagtCGTTAATTAGTGAATTGTTTACGATAttacgaaaatatttaaataggcGTTTGCAGTGtggaaatgaaaaatgaattcaacaatatttaaaggatatataatgttaattacttatttaaatattaatgttgttttacaatttattactcCAAATTTTGAaggttttgtattatatatattcggaataattttatccaaaCGTGATGtgctgaataaattttaaattagatagatggtataatattaaacatgaactttactaatttttatagaGTTCACAACAAGATTTAATACGAAAAGTCTTAAACTgtgtatataaacaaaaagaaaacaaatatatatataatatcttccAATACATGACAGTGACAAAGCGATGTCATGTTAGAAACAAATGTTAGTCAATGTATTGGTGCCCTAAAATGGCTAATGGTAGGTTGGGAAATGGCTTCAAACACAGCTATTTACTCAAAGGATATCCTGTAATAGGAAAACTCAAGGCTTCGTTACTTAACACGTACAATTTAACGGACAATCGATTTTAATGTTAtggaaattcaaaatttttactGTGATACCTCTTTTATTGTTAATGCGTTTCAGATATAAACGTCACttaaataaatgctaaagaatgaaagaaaatCCATTGAAATTGTAGCTGTTTATTGCACAATAACTGGATGAATGATaaacattgttaaatatataatcggacataaataatattgaattaattcgAAATATTCATCTGCATGTGAGTTAGAGAAGCTAAAATgcgaatatattatgtaaaattcaaacatatataattagttcAGTCAACTAAGCTTTGAGACGAATGACTTATTAAGTACAACCGGTTATATCATATTTGGGAAATTTGGTAATTAACATATTCCAAAGCATTTGATTACATTACTTGAAGTTTGAAGAGTGATACTTTTCTAAATAATCGATTCAGAAGCGTTTCTAAAGCAGCATTTTTAGAGAACGAGCAAATTATACCCATATACAACTTTTATACCATAGTTTTgatagaattattatataaacacttaTCACAATTACTGTTAATGtctaaattaagaaaaatcttgtaatttgataataaataaatttatttcattattatattattattattaaatataacaataacattattagacaaaaaattaacgtcaatcataataaattcacGGAAAATACAACATACACTTTCCACAtctctatttatatatcatcaaaaatatataaaaatctggATAAACTGcccaatgtttttaaataatctacgGAGCGGTATTCCTCAGCTGAAATGAAGGGGTTGaggtagttttaatttttaatgcgttttaattcatttattttgcgAAAACTcgtatattcatttattttattattacagatCGTAGTCGCTCTAGCCATCGCAGCCGTGGCTGCTGAAGATGCTGCCAAGAAGACAGAGAAGCGCGGAGTGAGCGGGCTCGGTTATGGCGGTTACGGCGGATATGGCGGTTACGGCGGTCTCGGTTACGGCGGCGGTTATGGCGGATATGGCGGTTATGGAGGATATGGAGGATATAGCGGATACTCCGGTAAGTAGCATACATTGGTTTGAAAAAAACTGtttggaataaatatataagtatggtTATAGTATTGTCAGTgagttatttaatagataaatcttatttacgacgctaaaaatatcataaatgggATAAAAGATGAAGAATCAGTTTCAACGTTCCTGTGGTTTCTGTGGTTGTGTGGATATCCCATATTCAAAAAACAGGTTTTTGCGTACAAATAACGgagcaattataattaactttttaggTTAAATAGCATTCGAATGCTTAATAAattgagtaattttaaaaggctagaaaataattgcataatcCGCCCcgtgatcatttttttttcttaaaaaaattctcaacagaacattgtatattacatatatctgCTATGAGACAATGAAGATGAACTAACAATTGTATCTGCCTTTGGAAAATACGATAGTGatcttcttaataaaaatattactactGCGAACAATAAGGGTtctcaatatttaaatgaagacACTGAATCCAATACTAAAGCACCTAAACTCCTATCACAAAATCTCTAGCAgatctcatttaaaataacaatcctTTAGAATCGATTCAACTCCTCGATTTGCGACACTAACGAActactaattttattcattgccAATTAAAAGCAATAACGTTTTAGCAAACAGGCTGTTTACACACGAAAGACTatgtgaaatgtttattttgtaaacggTTCGGATGCCAGTAACAAGAATCAATCAGTAtcaaaaccaaatttaaaaaattatgtatcaacatataaaaagtacaataGGTCTGTTAATATTATGTGCTTTAAATCTTTCACCTAACGtagttaatgttataaaacataagaGGATTTTGTGCCATGCTTATCTTGAAATGAATGCTCTGGTTAATGCTATTTAGGTCCATTtaggtttaatattatataataggaCTATAAGTCATCAATCAAGTTGCTATAATAAAGACAATTTTCTGAGCCTATAGAAGAGCTATGATgtaaattactaaatattagACTTGACGTGGGCGAAGTAAAAGGAATGTTAGTTGGTTTAGATACAAAATTTTGCTAAGGAGTCTGTTCTTTATAAACAGTAGgagatgtttaaaatatgcaatccTTAGTGTGTAAGAAACCTTACCGTCCAATAACTAAGAAGATTAGTCGCCAATACATAGACACCCTTAAATTCAAAGCTAGGAATCGTTTAAGCTTAAACTGTCGTATAAATTGCAAACAGAGAGGaacatttgcaataaaatgtcTTGCTCCCGATCGGTTAGAATTAGTGTTATTCGTGCGATCTACGTTTTGCGATTTCGTGTTTTTATGGAGTCTTAGATTGGATAGATAATTTAccgccatttttttttaatatttttttttgttcttcttATAACAATGCTTTTTCCAGCCTGTCTTAAACTAattgatacaaataatatggaaaataagtttgatgttatataggtgaaaataagtatatattgtatatttttgaacCCATTAGAACATGCTTATAATGAGTACTAACACACCCACACATTTTAACATATTGTTTAACGGATAAGTTAGGAATAAGGTACATCCTACTTATATCATAacaaagtttgtatgtatgtatgtttgtacttTTTCACACGAAAccgcttatcgtatctgtttGAATCAtacatagattatagtctgaatTACGTCATAGGCTTTTAATCCAAGTTCCATGCGGGTAACGCCACAGGCtacagctagtatgttatattaacatGCATACGACAGATACGTAATAGTTGCCTGCCTGACTAACGTGGGAATGGACCCACCCTTGACACACATTCACACTGTGATTATATCAATATCCCTGattcattatttcttatagCTATAATTGACGCGAGGGCCAGAATTGGATAATTACTGTGACACGCAAATTGCGAAGGAATATTGACTTTTTGTTGTGTTCGCTAATCGACAAAAGAAGTCGCATctgtttataattgtaatcaattataattgaatatacgAAACtagaagcagtggtggctcagtggtaaggacctcggacttcaaaatcgataagtcggggttcgagaccgggcgagcgcgcaggaaataaattgatttttcaatttatctgcgcatgtggataacatcaccactgcttcatcggtgaaggaaaacatcgtgaggaaaccggcatgtccaagaattaaaaagttcgacggcatgtgacatctgccaacccgcacttggccagcgtggtggattatggcctgaaccctcataggaggcctgagtcccagcagtgggaacatatatgggctgatgatgatgatgatgatgatacgaAACTAAAGAGCTGAAGAGTTAGATCGCGTTTTTATCTCTGAGTTAGCTATTATGTCATACAGATGATGCTGAGACGGATTGCTTGTTTGAATAAGGAGTAATGTGGAATAATTGAGAATCAttgttagtattataaatatattcactcAAACATAGTTCACACTGGTAAGAGTAAGGTAAAAAGACTTGACTTTGAAAATGACTAATTTTGAAACTTCGTAGTAGCGGAAAAAGTGGtataccataaaaaatatatgtttaaaagaagatacataaataattgaatatagtAATATCGAAAAATCTAtcagtttaaatgaaataactatTACAAGAGGATGAGAGGATAACACGGGAGGTGGGAGGGAtctaaaaaaagaatcatcaaagaATTAATAACGCGCgctttttaaaatcggttgataAATTTGAAACAGAATTAACGACGCTGCGTGAATaagtaattacaatatttcgaGTACGTTCGATaaagaatgtttattgaattttttgtacataattacGATTCAACGAAAACATTTTGTACTTGTTCATCTAAGCGCGAAGTATTTTACAGAATTGAATAAGgacgaaatataaatacttctttTAACGTGACTGCTTGAAATGAtcggatactttttattactgtAGTTATGTGTCCTAAGATGGAAAAGAGTTTTGCTTTAAAATGAAGACTCTTTGGACCTTtgtcttattaattattggtaTTAGAGaatgtagataaaaatatatatatattttaaattattctgacTGAGGGGACAGCACGAGTTATCGTACCGTAAACCGACACGTGGGCATTTTAACACAATCACTGAAACATCGGTTTTTAGGATCATGTacattgcattaaaaaaacacttttagcTTGTGTATgcctaataaaatatgtttgaatatcacaaagtaaatattcattttgcaACAACAAGAATTCTAAAGCAACAGTAATGAAAAATTCAACAGTTTTATATCGAAACTTCAGAGCAGGTGGAAGTTTTAtttggaatttttttaatttcccaACATTACATACTTTACAAGTacgaaattgaaattttgctTGTTTATACGTGGTTATATcacaattttgatatttagaaCGATTTATGGGGATTGGTTCTTTTAAAATGAGATTTTAAAGTCTGACTGTTCAAAATATCcagtatatttaatgtatgatATAGTTCAATATATAGGTATCATGTATATTGCTTATTTAATGACCTAAacatatatcaaatttcaatccaattttatgatttttgtaagtatttgATAGGCGCATTCTCACACCTTATagcacataaaatttcatgagaatcggtctaACACTTTCGGAGGATATAGATATCATTGTGCCACGagaattatatttctaatatctttaaatataattggaatctcggaatcggctgcaacgattttcataaaatttagtatatagggggtttcgggggcgataaatcgatctagctaggaacaaataggaggcgtttgagtagtcccaatttattatgactcttcctgacatctattggcgaataataatgctaaatttttggcgaataaaaaaaaaataccgagcaaagctcgctCAACCAGGTacttagatataaaaatacctcGGAAGTAGTAAATGCAGTCATGCaactaaattgattttttgtgAAGCTGCTTTGTCCTTAGCATTGACAATTCACCACTGGTGCGTGAAGCGAGCTTGGCCGGTGaccattacattttataaaattacctttacccgcggcttcgctcgtgttcaaattataaatctgaacaaaatttaataaagttgatCTAGCGGTTTAGCCTGTGACAAACTAGCGTACAGATGAACGCACATATAAAGATAAGCAATGAggcaaaatttgtataattagataattatacaatatatgagGGTGTTTTTTACGAGTACCTAGATAaatctctttattttttttacctgtagaataataacattataaatatttttacctatAGATCCACCAGATGTGATGTGATCCATCAGACACTAGATGTCTTGCTAAGCCAAAAAGTCGAAAACGACTCGACTACCTAATGGGGctaaattttttaacgtttttgtgAAGGAGAGGAGTCAGATAAGGTTCTTAAGGAGAAAAATCGTgtcacgggtgaagccggggcggaccgccaGTAAATCGATAAAAAAGCCTTCGATTAAGACGAATGATCAACAATTAAAGACCCCATTACAAAAATGaatgtcattaatttaaacagtGTGTCCTGTCATTTTCATCTCACGCTATTTGGGAGCTATATTAGGGAGAAAGGAACCAGGCAGTGATTAGTTCAAGCGttgattaaaaaagtttaaaagtaAAGGGCCGTGAAGTGTACAAgtgtttgaataaaacatacgAACCTCCGGTTCgagattgaatttttataaaaaatttaacgtcTCTTTCGgtcaaattataatgaaaatcgattttaaatacCAATTCCAAATTGAGTTGAATCTTTTATGGACTTTATCGGTTACTTTCCTTGTTCGacaattttttgaataaattatatattctaattcGTTGCTAAGAGTTTGGGTTCTGGTTGAttaagtaagaaataaaacacgtgTTGACGTTCCGCTAGGGAATGTTATTGATatctaaatttgaatttttgtcTGTCTCCTATACTTAGGTATCGTAATTTTATGAGcgcattaataaatacagttatttaaataaattttatggtaCCAAATGAGGACATGGATTTGGGTGGTTCTTGGTTTTTAAATAGGAAGAATAAGATGTTATGTGTTATGATTTTCAATTGGACttatgtgtattattaaagttgtgttttagtaaatatgtcttaattaaaatagaactgaaagacaataataataataataataaaatattatcggGATTTTTGGCTAAGTTaagcatttaaatgttttttcgcACTCTTAAATTTgggtataaatttaaagatttggcaattttttatgttagagcAATCGAGCTGATGATTCggctgatggtaaacgatcaccaccacctatgaatatttgcaataataGGGTCTCTGTAAATGCGTTGTCCGCTGTttagggataagggataaggaaaggattgagaatgagataacataataagatAAGGAGATGAACTGAGAATCGTGAGAAGAACTGGGCATAGCGTATTACATTGCCGGTATTTAATAAcacttgtgtttatttttccaGCTCCAGTCGCTGTAAGCAAGGTTGCGTACACCACAACTCATGGCGGATACGGCGGTTACGGTCTTGGCGGATATGGCGGTTATGGCGGCTATGGCGGTTACGGAGGATATGGCGGATACTCCGGCCTTGGTAATTATCCtacttttataactttatattatacaatattattgtttaaatcgAAATGGTGGAAGAATTTgatagttgttttattttgaatccgaatcctaccaatattataaactcgagtttgtaagtatggatggattgatgtatggatgtttgttactatttcacacgaaaacagcttatcgtgtCTGTATTGTGTTAGATACATAGATAGTTTAGTCTGTTTTAGCACATGATTAATTTTACGTGTACCACGCGAGTAACGCCGCGGACTACAGCtagtacttatataattttgttcaatttcAGGTGGATATGGAGGCTACGGTGGATACGGTTCCCCGGTCGGCTACTCCGGCCTCGGCTACGGCGGTTATGGTCACGGAATCGGTTACGGATACCATTGAGCTATAACCTCGTTGTGCCACTAGATGGCGCTAATATATACTTTCTAGAAAACTatcaatatctttaaaacttttgGAGTTTTTGCTACTTAGATGCtacattctttataaatttgaaatggcTTTTGTGTTCCTTTTAAATACTGTTATAAGTAAGGTATTACTAGCGCCATCTAGTGTATTTGAAAGTCTATAATTTgtgttcatattttaaaatgctcTTTGGGAGAGCCTTCCATGACATGTTTATAACACCTTTAAAACTCCCCTTtgtgatattttgtacaatgcttttatgtataactttgtaaatatgtaataaatatattatgtacacacATTTctgcatttgttttttatacgcAATGAATAATGCTCAATAATTTCCTAATATTCCTAATACTTTTGCCTGTGAAGTGTCGATATTAACTGAATAcgcacattttttaaaattaaaactggtaagccgtttcggaggttAATGAGAAACATACGCACATAAGAAATGAAGTTTGACTTTAGGAATTACGCATTTGTCCTGGATTAAGGTTAAATGTTACGCAACAGTAAATCAATTACTGATATTAGCTTCTAATTTAGCAATGTCATGTCTAGTCAATTAATTacagtataatttaatagaatgcAGTTCAGATCCGATGTCctgatttaaattgatttaattagaGAGTACATTGAttgttgtatgaaatatatactactctattatatatgtgcagtggtggctcagtagtGAGGGTCTCGGACTCGCACGAATATTTAGGGGTTCGAGACCGtgtgagaaaaaaaataatgcgcATAACTGCTCGATGAAGGAAaatcgtgagaaaaccggtTTGTCCAAGAACCagaagttcgatgacatgtgacatctgctaaccCGCACTTAGCCATCGTGATGGATTATTGCTTgatccctcataggaggccatATCcaagcagtgggaacatatgtgagctgatgatgatgatgattgtttATGTAAATGCTCAACGTACTTAACGGAGTTGCCGTTAAACAGGATGTGTGTTACTGTGCTGACGATGCGTTGTGGTAAGAAAACAACAACATATGgaatttttcattacaatgaagtgtattttattcattacttcAACTTCAGATCTACCCGAGCATCCGTGGACTAAAGCTAgtactataatatgtatatatatgcgaccattaattaattattataatcatattatacgTGGCGTTAAGAGCGTCGAGATAACTTGGTTATATCAAGAGCCTGGAGCTT of Zerene cesonia ecotype Mississippi chromosome 16, Zerene_cesonia_1.1, whole genome shotgun sequence contains these proteins:
- the LOC119832896 gene encoding keratin-associated protein 19-2-like — translated: MICCRHQSLASDNRDNMKFLIVVALAIAAVAAEDAAKKTEKRGVSGLGYGGYGGYGGYGGLGYGGGYGGYGGYGGYGGYSGYSAPVAVSKVAYTTTHGGYGGYGLGGYGGYGGYGGYGGYGGYSGLGGYGGYGGYGSPVGYSGLGYGGYGHGIGYGYH